One window of Manihot esculenta cultivar AM560-2 chromosome 17, M.esculenta_v8, whole genome shotgun sequence genomic DNA carries:
- the LOC110604460 gene encoding uncharacterized protein LOC110604460 produces MDFLFKGFNEDTSDCQFDEKNVQRCPFLRNINKPTNFSFFSVNFPSPVRGAKGPIFEDGPNFDMAFKLFHGKDGVVPLNRSNFRNDISEPDSTPQFNPLAAKAATISLSAFGPGGPFGFGSFNDKWKNQKKKSDSTNKSDPSSQKGNTSKHEALGNEWLETGNCPIAKSYRAVSGVLPLVASSLQLPPGMKLRCPPAVVAARAALARTALVKTLRPQPLPEKMLVIALLGMAVNVPLGVWKEHTKKFSLSWFAAVHAAVPFIAMLRKSVVMPKTAMALTIGASILGQVIGSRAERHRLKAVAERNSIAAETAIAAAVAATGYSTTQVSCSAGGQCGKEGMTWDPLYIKAAGPTSSSNNVCC; encoded by the exons ATGGATTTTTTGTTCAAGGGGTTCAATGAAGACACATCTGATTGTCAATTCGATGAGAAGAACGTTCAGAGATGCCCTTTTTTGCGAAACATCAACAAGCCAACTAATTTCTCATTTTTTTCTGTGAATTTTCCCAGTCCT GTGAGGGGAGCCAAAGGTCCAATATTTGAAGATGGTCCAAATTTTGATATGGCATTTAAACTATTTCATGGGAAAGATGGGGTGGTTCCACTGAACAGGTCTAATTTCCGTAATGACATTTCGGAACCTGACTCAACACCCCAATTCAACCCTTTAGCAGCAAAAGCTGCCACTATTAGTTTATCTGCATTTGGCCCAGGTGGACCATTTGGCTTTGGTTCCTTCAATGATAAGTggaagaatcaaaagaagaAATCTGATTCCACCAACAAAAGTGATCCATCTTCTCAG AAAGGAAACACCTCAAAGCACGAGGCACTGGGAAATGAATGGTTAGAAACAGGGAACTGTCCAATTGCTAAATCTTATAGAGCTGTTAGTGGTGTACTCCCTCTTGTGGCATCGTCTCTTCAACTGCCTCCTGGCATGAAGCTTAGATGTCCACCTGCTGTAGTTGCTGCACGGGCTGCCCTTGCACGGACAGCCCTGGTTAAAACCTTGCGTCCTCAGCCACTACCCGAGAAGATGCTTGTCATTGCTCTCTTGGGCATGGCAGTAAATGTGCCCTTGGGCGTGTGGAAGGAACATACTAAGAAGTTTTCACTATCATGGTTTGCAGCAGTGCATGCAGCCGTGCCCTTCATAGCTATGCTTAGGAAGTCTGTTGTGATGCCCAAAACTGCTATGGCTCTGACCATTGGAGCTTCTATCCTGGGGCAAGTTATTGGTTCTAGAGCTGAGAGGCACCGACTCAAAGCGGTAGCTGAGAGGAATAGCATAGCAGCAGAGACAGCAATTGCTGCTGCAGTGGCAGCCACGGGGTATAGCACGACGCAGGTTAGTTGCAGTGCAGGTGGTCAATGTGGTAAAGAAGGGATGACATGGGATCCACTCTATATCAAGGCTGCTGGACCCACTTCCTCATCAAATAACGTGTGTTGCTAA